A single genomic interval of Sceloporus undulatus isolate JIND9_A2432 ecotype Alabama chromosome 2, SceUnd_v1.1, whole genome shotgun sequence harbors:
- the GCNT4 gene encoding beta-1,3-galactosyl-O-glycosyl-glycoprotein beta-1,6-N-acetylglucosaminyltransferase 4, whose translation MKRHKWSYSYPRGQRLLILFSTVWLFLLLKLLKVEQLLLSHKDIYFVEPLLSTSSYVKNKYTNFKKDGQYEINCSFIYSQEPVEIGKTLEIKRKEIIDLDDEDVVAITSDCQVYHTIRGYQLKPISLEEKKFPLAYSLVVHKNAIMVERLIHTIYSSQNVYCIHVDQKSSSTFKRALENLAKCFSNIFIASKLEVVEYAYVSRLQADLNCLSDLLKSSIPWKYVINLCGQDFPLKSNFELVSELKRLNGGNMLETVKPSTSKRERFTYHYELQKMPYEYTKMPVKTNVSKDPPPHNIEMFVGSAYFVLSRAFVEYVLASSLAQDFFEWSKDTYSPDEHFWATLVRVPGTPGQISQEAQDITDLQSKTRLVKWNYLEDHLYPPCTGTHLRSVCIYGAAELRWLINSGHWFANKFDSKVDPVLIKCLAEKLAEQQKEWVDLSSENIFVHRTFTDVS comes from the coding sequence ATGAAGAGACATAAGTGGTCCTACAGTTATCCAAGAGGACAGAGACTCTTGATCCTGTTTTCAACGGTGTGGCTGTTCTTGCTGCTAAAACTTCTCAAAGTTGAGCAACTGCTACTCTCTCACAAAGACATTTACTTTGTAGAGCCGCTTTTAAGCACCTCCTCATATGTGAAAAACAAGtacaccaattttaaaaaagatggccAGTATGAAATTAACTGTTCCTTCATATACAGTCAGGAACCTGTGGAAATTGGAAAGAcattagaaataaaaagaaaagaaattattgaTTTGGATGATGAAGATGTTGTAGCAATAACTAGTGACTGTCAAGTGTACCATACAATTAGAGGATATCAGCTTAAGCCCATTTCCCTAGAAGAGAAAAAATTTCCATTAGCTTATTCTTTGGTTGTTCACAAAAATGCTATAATGGTTGAGAGGCTGATCCATACAATATACAGCAGTCAGAATGTTTACTGTATCCATGTTGACCAAAAGTCATCTAGCACTTTCAAGCGGGCTTTGGAGAATCTAGCTAAATGTTTCTCCAATATTTTCATTGCATCCAAATTGGAGGTGGTAGAATATGCCTATGTCTCAAGGCTCCAAGCGGATTTGAATTGTTTGTCTGATTTACTAAAGTCTTCTATTCCATGGAAGTATGTAATAAATTTGTGCGGCCAAGATTTTCCTCTGAAGTCAAACTTTGAACTTGTATCTGAACTTAAAAGATTAAATGGAGGAAACATGTTGGAGACAGTCAAACCAAGCACCAGTAAAAGGGAACGGTTTACCTATCACTATGAACTCCAGAAAATGCCTTATGAATACACCAAGATGCCTGTGAAAACTAATGTCTCTAAGGACCCACCACCCCACAATATAGAAATGTTTGTTGGCAGTGCCTATTTTGTTTTAAGTCGAGCTTTTGTAGAGTATGTTCTTGCAAGTTCCCTTGCTCAAGATTTTTTTGAATGGTCAAAAGACACTTATTCACCTGATGAACATTTCTGGGCAACCCTTGTTCGTGTTCCAGGAACACCAGGACAGATTTCACAAGAAGCTCAGGATATCACAGACCTTCAGAGCAAAACCCGTTTAGTAAAATGGAATTACCTTGAGGACCATCTCTATCCTCCCTGTACTGGTACACACCTTCGTAGTGTATGCATCTACGGAGCTGCTGAGCTCAGGTGGCTTATCAACTCTGGGCACTGGTTTGCCAATAAGTTTGACTCAAAAGTGGACCCTGTTTTAATAAAGTGTTTGGCAGAGAAGCTTGCAGAACAGCAGAAGGAATGGGTTGATTTGtcttctgaaaacatttttgtacaCAGAACATTTACAGATGTCTCTTAA